The [Pantoea] beijingensis genomic sequence GCACGGTCAGCGGCGCGGCGTGTAGGTTTTCCAGCAGCCAGTCGTCATCCTTCACGATGACTGCCGCTACCGACTGAGCGATCCCGGCAGAAGCGCAGGAAACCACTACGGCATTTTCCGCGTTCAGTAATTTCGCGATGTAAGCACCGGTTTTATTCACCAGGTCTTTCATTTCGAAATAGTGGTTCAGGCCATATTTGACGGTATCGACAACATCCGAGCTCGGGGTAGAAACGCCCAGGATAGTCATACGGCCGGATGCGTTAATAACTTGTTTTAAATTATATTTTTCATAAATTGAAGACATGATTGGCTTTCCCTTCATCAGTCACAACCCACTGGCCCGCGACAACGGACGCTACGGGTACCAGATGTTTCTCGCCCTGGAGGGTTGCCCCTTCGGAATCAACGAACGGACGAGTTTCTTCTTTGATGGTAAAAATAGTCAGGTCGGCATCAAAACCGGGCTCGATCCGGCCTTTGCTTTTCAGACGCAGACCTTCCGCTGCTTTATGGGTAACACAGTCGATCACCTGCGGCAGCGTCATACCCACGCTAAAGAATTTCGACATCACATGGGCCAGGTTATGCACCGGCCCATGAAGACGGTTACGGCAGTAAATATCCGAACTGATGGTGTCCGGTAAAATACCTTGCGCGATAGCCACGCGCGCCACCTCAAAGCTGAAACTGGCGCTCCCGTGCCCCACATCAAGCCGAACACCACGTTTTAACGCCTGATGGATGGAGGCCCGCAGCTCGCCAGCCGGCGTCAGAATGCGGTTGGGTTTACCGTTATAGCAGTGAGTGATGATGTCGCCTGAAGTGAGTAAATCAGCAATCTCATCCAGATTGGGGGGATTGTTGCCAATGTGTACCATCAGCGGCAGATTATCGTTTTCCTGCTGTATTTCTTTCGCACGTTGCAGTGGCTTAATACCATTTTGCCCCACCACGCTGCTGCTAATACGCGCTTTAATACCGACGATAAAGTGCGGCAAACGCTGTACTGCGTCCCGTACGCCGACCTTATCGATCTGCGTCATGTCCGCCAGTTCATTTTGCGTCACAATGCCCGTACGAGCGATATTCAGCAGTGCGTAAACCTGAGTTTTCGCACTACGCGTGAGCTGGTAAAAATCATCAATATCATCCGCGCCGGTACTGCCCGCATCCACAACGGTAGTAACGCCGGTGGTCACACCGATAGCATCGGCTTCGTCATGGTAGATCGGCGATTTCGGATAGCAATGGACATGGGAGTCGATCCAGCCGGCACTCAGGTAGTAACGCCCGGCCAGATCGCGTTCTTGTTTCGCTTTGTCTTGCAATTCGCCAATGGCGGCGATTTTGCCGTCGTGTAGTGCGATATCAACCACACGTTCATCGGTAAGACGCGCGCGGCGAATAATGAGATCGAACATGACAACTCCTTGAACGACGGCTCACCCTTATGAGCAAGCCGGGATCACCGTTAACTGATAGCAACCGGGAAAAGCGCGCCGAGGATCATCGCGCCGAGAATCGCGCCGCCGGTGATCGGTTTGTTCCAGAGATAGAACAGCAGTGCACCGACCAGTGAGCCAAGACCAATGGGAATGGATGCCGCCATTGCCGACAGGATAATCAGCGGCCCGAGAAAGCGACCAGACGCGTTACCTGCACCCATCATGACATCCGCACCGTAGGTTGAATCGCTTTGGTTGATCGTAAATTTACGCGCCAGAATGATGAGGTAGCCAATGGCCAGCCCAATCACCAGGCCGGTCACTATTGAGGCAGCAAAGTTAGCGACCGGAAAGACAATGCCTGCGCCTAACAGTAACGCAGGCACGCCCAGGCCAACGCCCGTTTGAATCGCCCCACCGATATCAAGGATCCCAACCAGCGACCCCTCAATAATGCGGGCAAACAGAAAGCTTGCACCGAAAGCCGCAACCGCACCATAAGCGCCGGTATCAATGCCCGCTCTCAGCATTGAGACGAAGGCCACTTCGTTAAATGCCCCGATACCGTAGAGATAGTACATATGCGTACCGGCAAACACGCCCGCAGAGAGCAATCCGACAAAGATCGGGAATGACCAGTCGGCATACCAAAAACCGCTTTTTGTTTCACTCATTTCCATCGTCCTCGTTACTTACCGCTCAAGGCGTTGTGAATCATATCCAGCCAGCCCGGGATACCCAGTTGGAAAGACTGCAACATTTTCATATCGAAGCCGCGGAAGAAACCACTCAGAACAAACAGCAACACAATGGCAAGCATCATGATTTTGGTCACTTTGTTCCAGCCACTCTCTTCAACCCCTTTACCGATCAGGATCCCCAGCACCAACCCCGGTACAGCGTTACCCATAATCAGCTGCGCCAGACCGCCAAAAATGGTGGCCCAGAAGCCAGATTTCTTACCGGCATCAATCGCGGCCAGCCAGAAAATCACCGGCATCACGGTATTGACCAGCAGGTTAGCAGCAGGGACCAGCACCTTCACTGCCGTCACTTGTAACGCGGCCGGAACGGCGGAGGCGGTAGAGTTGAGGAAAGCCACCACGATCATGCCGATAATGCCGCAGACAATGGCCATTTTTTTCGGATCGTGCAGCGTTTCAGCGACGTTGCGGTTCTTCACCATCAGTGCAGCCGCACCCCAGTTAGGAATAATGCGATGGTCAACGTCCTGGGTAAAAGCACCCGCCGCAACGGAGGAAGCCCAGGCGTTAAAGAAAAAGCCAAGGCCAAAGGAGAAGTGAGAAGCAGGATCGCCTTCACAGGAGTTCAGTTCACCCAGCGTTCGAAATGCGCCCATCCCCTGCGTGGTGGGCGCGTGAAACATACGTGCG encodes the following:
- a CDS encoding amidohydrolase/deacetylase family metallohydrolase, which codes for MFDLIIRRARLTDERVVDIALHDGKIAAIGELQDKAKQERDLAGRYYLSAGWIDSHVHCYPKSPIYHDEADAIGVTTGVTTVVDAGSTGADDIDDFYQLTRSAKTQVYALLNIARTGIVTQNELADMTQIDKVGVRDAVQRLPHFIVGIKARISSSVVGQNGIKPLQRAKEIQQENDNLPLMVHIGNNPPNLDEIADLLTSGDIITHCYNGKPNRILTPAGELRASIHQALKRGVRLDVGHGSASFSFEVARVAIAQGILPDTISSDIYCRNRLHGPVHNLAHVMSKFFSVGMTLPQVIDCVTHKAAEGLRLKSKGRIEPGFDADLTIFTIKEETRPFVDSEGATLQGEKHLVPVASVVAGQWVVTDEGKANHVFNL
- a CDS encoding DUF4310 family protein; this encodes MSETKSGFWYADWSFPIFVGLLSAGVFAGTHMYYLYGIGAFNEVAFVSMLRAGIDTGAYGAVAAFGASFLFARIIEGSLVGILDIGGAIQTGVGLGVPALLLGAGIVFPVANFAASIVTGLVIGLAIGYLIILARKFTINQSDSTYGADVMMGAGNASGRFLGPLIILSAMAASIPIGLGSLVGALLFYLWNKPITGGAILGAMILGALFPVAIS
- a CDS encoding DUF4311 domain-containing protein → MFLIILFKSLIIGGLVGVGVGAGAARMFHAPTTQGMGAFRTLGELNSCEGDPASHFSFGLGFFFNAWASSVAAGAFTQDVDHRIIPNWGAAALMVKNRNVAETLHDPKKMAIVCGIIGMIVVAFLNSTASAVPAALQVTAVKVLVPAANLLVNTVMPVIFWLAAIDAGKKSGFWATIFGGLAQLIMGNAVPGLVLGILIGKGVEESGWNKVTKIMMLAIVLLFVLSGFFRGFDMKMLQSFQLGIPGWLDMIHNALSGK